The Procambarus clarkii isolate CNS0578487 chromosome 39, FALCON_Pclarkii_2.0, whole genome shotgun sequence genome window below encodes:
- the LOC138372547 gene encoding uncharacterized protein yields the protein MPPAECFMPLPECFMPLAECFMPLPECFMPLPECFMPLAECFMPPGRVLHAPLAECFVPLVESFVPLAECFMPLVECFVSLAECFMPLMECFLSLVECFLSLVECFVPLVECFMPLMECFLSLVECFMPLVECFMPLVECFMPLVECFMPLVECFGPLVECFMPLVECFMPLAECFMPLVECFMPLVECFMPLMECFGPLAECIMPLAECFMPLVECIMPLVECIMPLVECFMPLVECFVPLAECFMPLAECFMPLMECFLSLVECFLSLVECFVPLVECFMTLMECFLSLVECFMPLVECFMPLVECFMPLVECFGPQVECFMPLVECFMPLAECFMPLVECFMPLVECFMPLVERFMPLMECFGPLAECITPLAECFMPLAECFMPLVECFMPLVECFMLLMECFGPLAECIMPLAECFMPLVECIMPLVECIMPLVECFMPLVECFVPLAECFMPLTESFMPLMECFLSLVECFLSLVECFVPLVECFMTLMECFLSLVECFMPLVECFMPLVECFMPLVECFGPQVECFMPLVECFMPLAECFMPLVECFMPLVERFMPLMECFGPLAECITPLAECFMPLAECFMPLVECFMPLF from the coding sequence ATGCCCCCGGCTGAGTGCTTCATGCCCCTACCAGAGTGCTTCATGCCCCTGGCAGAGTGCTTCATGCCCCTGCCAGAGTGCTTCATGCCCCTGCCAGAGTGCTTCATGCCCCTGGCAGAGTGCTTCATGCCCCCTGGCAGAGTGCTTCATGCCCCCCTGGCAGAGTGCTTCGTTCCTCTGGTGGAGAGCTTCGTTCCTCTGGCGGAGTGCTTCATGCCCCTGGTGGAATGCTTCGTTTCCCTGGCGGAATGCTTCATGCCCCTGATGGAGTGTTTCCTGTCCCTGGTGGAGTGCTTCTTGTCCCTGGTGGAGTGCTTCGTGCCCCTGGTGGAGTGCTTCATGCCCCTGATGGAGTGCTTCCTCTCCCTGGTGGAGTGCTTCATGCCCCTGGTGGAGTGCTTCATGCCCCTGGTGGAGTGTTTCATGCCCCTGGTAGAGTGCTTCATGCCCCTGGTGGAGTGCTTCGGGCCCCTGGTGGAGTGCTTCATGCCCCTGGTAGAGTGCTTCATGCCCCTGGCGGAGTGCTTCATGCCCCTGGTGGAGTGCTTCATGCCCCTGGTAGAGTGCTTCATGCCCCTGATGGAGTGCTTCGGGCCCCTGGCGGAGTGCATCATGCCCCTGGCAGAGTGCTTCATGCCCCTGGTGGAGTGCATCATGCCCCTGGTGGAGTGCATCATGCCCCTGGTGGAGTGCTTCATGCCCCTGGTGGAATGCTTCGTTCCCCTGGCGGAATGCTTCATGCCCCTGGCGGAGTGCTTCATGCCCCTGATGGAGTGTTTCCTGTCCCTGGTGGAGTGCTTCTTGTCCCTGGTGGAGTGCTTCGTGCCCCTGGTGGAGTGCTTCATGACCCTGATGGAGTGCTTCCTCTCCCTGGTGGAGTGCTTCATGCCCCTGGTGGAGTGCTTCATGCCCCTGGTGGAGTGCTTCATGCCCCTGGTGGAGTGCTTCGGGCCCCAGGTGGAGTGCTTCATGCCCCTGGTAGAGTGCTTCATGCCCCTGGCGGAGTGCTTCATGCCCCTGGTGGAGTGCTTCATGCCCCTGGTGGAGTGCTTCATGCCCCTGGTAGAGCGCTTCATGCCCCTGATGGAGTGCTTCGGGCCCCTGGCGGAGTGCATCACGCCCCTGGCAGAGTGCTTCATGCCCCTGGCGGAGTGCTTCATGCCGCTGGTGGAGTGCTTCATGCCCCTGGTAGAGTGCTTCATGCTCCTGATGGAGTGCTTCGGGCCCCTGGCGGAGTGCATAATGCCCCTGGCAGAGTGCTTCATGCCCCTGGTGGAGTGCATCATGCCCCTGGTGGAGTGCATCATGCCCCTGGTGGAGTGCTTCATGCCCCTGGTGGAATGCTTCGTTCCCCTGGCGGAATGCTTCATGCCCCTGACGGAGAGCTTCATGCCCCTGATGGAGTGTTTCCTGTCCCTGGTGGAGTGCTTCTTGTCCCTGGTGGAGTGCTTCGTGCCCCTGGTGGAGTGCTTCATGACCCTGATGGAGTGCTTCCTCTCCCTGGTGGAGTGCTTCATGCCCCTGGTGGAGTGCTTCATGCCCCTGGTGGAGTGCTTCATGCCCCTGGTGGAGTGCTTCGGGCCCCAGGTGGAGTGCTTCATGCCCCTGGTAGAGTGCTTCATGCCCCTGGCGGAGTGCTTCATGCCCCTGGTGGAGTGCTTCATGCCCCTGGTAGAGCGCTTCATGCCCCTGATGGAGTGCTTCGGGCCCCTGGCGGAGTGCATCACACCCCTGGCAGAGTGCTTCATGCCCCTGGCGGAGTGCTTCATGCCGCTGGTGGAGTGCTTCATGCCCCTGTTTTAG